One window from the genome of Podospora pseudocomata strain CBS 415.72m chromosome 6, whole genome shotgun sequence encodes:
- a CDS encoding hypothetical protein (COG:E; EggNog:ENOG503P0PX), which yields MTTTMSQACPLALAPKLSTNKDLAPAPAPGDIPRPDISWFPDRKVFLNRVEALRLLYPDRPTTVPAGWPTQLNMARAWSGSDFSDDGKEYIVQFDQADLAEIDEALVHFKSLPGDLGPDDVSKETFPLPGLEERLEAISQEIHNGRGFVVLRGLQPDKWTNMENILVYLGVTSYIAEKRGMQDFDGRMILHIQAVVEDVKKHGAMPNSPYVARAQPFHTDLCDILSLYALNTAKYGGESFLASSAQIYNELAATRPDIIHTLIKDDWIFDEFWQGQYHTRPLLFNFEGQGPAFQFSRRPLTGSHFSPHHPDVPAMTEIQAEALDAVFFAAQKHKVELKLQKGDMMIFNNFAMLHARSSFHDEGEQRRHMLRLWLRNEELMWKTPRELERLSWECYGDHEWRAKRVWDIERSPPELRVKYRRASCA from the exons atgaccaccaccatgtccCAAGCCTGCCCCTTGGCCCTAGCCCCCAAGCTTTCCACCAACAAAGATCTTGCCCCGGCCCCTGCTCCCGGAGATATCCCGCGTCCTGATATCTCTTGGTTTCCTGACCGCAAGGTCTTCCTCAACCGTGTCGAGGCCCTCAGGCTTCTCTACCCTGATCGCCCCACCACCGTTCCGGCCGGCTGGCCGACCCAGCTTAACATGGCACGGGCCTGGTCCGGTAGTGACTTCTCTGACGATGGCAAAGAATATATTGTCCAGTTTGACCAAGCTGACCTGGCCGAGATTGACGAGGCACTGGTTCACTTCAAGT CTCTTCCCGGCGATCTCGGCCCTGATGATGTTTCCAAGGAGACCTTCCCCCTGCCCGGTCTCGAGGAAAGACTCGAGGCCATTTCCCAGGAGATCCACAACGGCCGCGGATTTGTCGTTTTGCGAGGTCTCCAGCCGGACAAGTGGACCAACATGGAGAACATTCTCGTCTATCTTGGCGTGACCTCGTACATCGCCGAGAAGCGAGGCATGCAGGACTTTGACGGTCGCATGATCCTTCACATCCAGGCTGTGGTCGAAGACGTGAAGAAACACGGTGCCATGCCCAACAGCCCCTATGTTGCTCGCGCTCAG ccCTTCCACACCGACCTCTGCGACATTCTCTCCCTCTACGCCCTCAACACTGCCAAATACGGCGGCGagtccttcctcgcctcctcagccCAAATCTACAACGAGCTCGCCGCCACCCGCCCGGACATAATCCACACCCTCATCAAAGACGACTGGATCTTTGACGAGTTCTGGCAGGGCCAATACCACACCCGTCCTCTCCTCTTTAATTTCGAGGGCCAAGGCCCCGCGTTTCAATTCTCCCGCCGTCCCCTCACCGGCTCCCACTTTAGCCCGCACCACCCCGACGTCCCTGCCATGACCGAGATACAAGCCGAGGCGTTGGATGCCGTGTTTTTTGCGGCGCAGAAGCACAAGGTGGAGCTCAAGTTGCAGAAGGGGGACATGATGATTTTCAACAATTTTGCGATGCTGCACGCGAGGAGCAGCTTtcatgatgagggggagcagAGGAGGCACATGTTGAGGCTTTGGTTGAGGAATGAGGAGCTGATGTGGAAGACGCcgagggagctggagaggttgagctgGGAGTGTTATGGGGATCATGAGTGGAGGGCTAAGAGGGTGTGGGATATTGAGAGGAGCCCGCCCGAGCTGAGGGTCAAGTATAGACGGGCTAGCTGTGCTTGA